In a single window of the Flavobacterium sp. W4I14 genome:
- a CDS encoding outer membrane protein (product_source=KO:K12340; cath_funfam=1.20.1600.10; cleavage_site_network=SignalP-noTM; cog=COG1538; ko=KO:K12340; pfam=PF02321; superfamily=56954), whose protein sequence is MSKKLKIFILLLSLSLSGFAQEQLSLQEAITIALQNNYDIKISKNQVDIAKNNANIGNAGMLPNLTGSYTNGGSIQNTRQTPATGPDRVITGAKSTNNSYGADLNWTIFDGFSMFANYDRLKELQKQGELNARLTILTTVADVITAYYDIVRQQQLVIAADSAMDVSVLRTSIARTKLQLGRGSKLDVLTAQVDYNTDTSNYLQTKNALQVAKVRLNQLMVRDIGTSFSVVNNIDVDKGILFSKMAEMAEQQNPNVQNAFINQRIASLTLKSVRGARYPSISLNSGYSRANSTSPTGFNQKFAANGFTYGVTASLNLFNGFLQRQQERNAKIEIDNSTLNLNKTKLDVNAQLLTAYQNYTTYLDLIKLEQRNVDIAKENLDITLAKYRLGSIAPLELREAQRNAIDAQNRFIEMQYQAKIAETNLKAISGNIDLSK, encoded by the coding sequence ACCATTGCTTTACAGAATAATTACGACATTAAAATCAGTAAAAACCAGGTTGATATAGCAAAGAACAATGCCAATATCGGCAACGCTGGTATGTTGCCCAATTTAACCGGAAGTTATACCAACGGTGGAAGTATCCAGAACACTCGACAAACCCCTGCAACTGGTCCCGATCGGGTAATTACAGGGGCAAAAAGTACCAATAACAGTTATGGAGCCGATTTAAACTGGACCATTTTTGATGGTTTTAGCATGTTCGCCAATTACGACCGCTTAAAAGAACTGCAAAAACAGGGAGAATTAAATGCACGCCTAACCATTTTAACTACAGTAGCCGATGTAATTACAGCCTATTATGATATCGTAAGACAGCAGCAATTGGTTATAGCAGCTGATAGTGCTATGGATGTTTCGGTATTACGTACCAGTATTGCCAGAACAAAACTGCAGCTTGGCCGCGGTTCTAAACTGGATGTATTAACCGCACAGGTTGATTATAATACCGATACTTCAAATTACCTGCAAACTAAAAATGCCTTACAGGTAGCCAAAGTTCGATTAAATCAATTAATGGTGAGAGATATTGGCACCTCCTTTTCAGTTGTAAATAACATTGATGTAGATAAAGGTATCCTGTTTAGTAAAATGGCCGAAATGGCCGAGCAGCAAAACCCGAATGTACAAAACGCCTTCATCAATCAGCGGATCGCTTCCTTAACCTTAAAATCAGTACGAGGGGCAAGATATCCATCCATTAGTTTAAACTCTGGATACAGCAGGGCAAACAGCACCAGCCCCACGGGGTTCAACCAAAAATTTGCAGCAAATGGATTTACCTACGGCGTTACCGCAAGCCTTAACTTATTTAACGGCTTTTTACAGCGCCAGCAAGAACGCAATGCAAAGATCGAGATCGACAATTCTACCCTGAATTTAAACAAAACCAAACTTGATGTAAACGCACAGTTGCTTACCGCTTATCAAAATTACACTACCTACCTTGATCTGATTAAATTAGAGCAACGAAATGTAGATATCGCAAAGGAAAACCTAGATATTACTTTGGCAAAATACCGTTTGGGCAGCATAGCCCCTTTAGAGTTAAGAGAAGCACAACGAAATGCGATAGATGCACAGAACCGTTTCATCGAAATGCAATATCAGGCCAAAATTGCCGAAACCAACTTAAAAGCAATTAGCGGAAATATAGATTTATCGAAATAG
- a CDS encoding hypothetical protein (product_source=COG4748; cog=COG4748; pfam=PF13588; superfamily=52980), with protein sequence MELKDEIGQFAVRIKKMLPQVQSEDLTRNALVMPFIQILGFDPSEVQSEAVLDFGVKKSKKVDYTIMKDGEPTILVECKHHAENLDIHDSRLSKYFRKTKAKYGLLTNGLVYRFYTEKMVRSKKNQEPLFEFKITDTKAATIAKMIEDHKDYFNVDQKQAPIAS encoded by the coding sequence ATGGAATTGAAAGACGAAATCGGGCAGTTTGCCGTAAGAATTAAGAAAATGCTTCCACAAGTTCAATCTGAGGATTTAACTAGGAATGCGTTAGTTATGCCTTTTATCCAAATCTTAGGATTTGATCCCTCTGAGGTTCAATCTGAAGCTGTTCTAGACTTCGGGGTTAAAAAAAGTAAAAAAGTTGATTACACCATTATGAAAGATGGCGAACCAACAATTTTGGTAGAATGTAAACACCATGCTGAAAATTTAGATATCCATGATTCACGCTTATCTAAATACTTCCGTAAAACAAAAGCTAAATATGGTTTATTGACCAATGGTTTGGTATACCGCTTTTATACAGAGAAAATGGTGAGATCAAAGAAAAATCAAGAGCCATTATTCGAATTTAAAATAACCGATACTAAAGCGGCTACGATTGCCAAAATGATCGAAGACCATAAAGATTACTTCAATGTAGATCAAAAGCAGGCACCAATAGCAAGCTAA
- a CDS encoding N-acetylglucosamine kinase-like BadF-type ATPase (product_source=COG2971; cath_funfam=3.30.420.40; cog=COG2971; superfamily=53067): MILVADSGSSKTDWMGYHNGETIKFSTPGINPYFLSEQEITKLISKNEPLLKYASEVKEIYFFGAGCSSPDKHEVVSNGLSAVFGNAFISVDHDLLGSVYATCGNAEGLNCILGTGSNICYFDGKKIHDGHHGLGYVLGDEGSGTFFGKKVLLSYLYNKMPSNLAAEFKATFPADKEQIITNVYQKPFPNIYLAGFSRFMANHKDHPFIQDILRTGFQEFVDTNVKDYPKHKNVPCHFVGSIAYYYQETLISVLLENGIEPGKILQKPIEELFNFILNKEGIVQQAN; the protein is encoded by the coding sequence ATGATACTTGTTGCAGATAGTGGCTCATCAAAAACCGATTGGATGGGCTATCATAATGGCGAAACCATTAAATTTAGCACTCCTGGAATAAACCCTTATTTCTTAAGTGAGCAAGAAATTACCAAACTGATTTCTAAAAATGAACCCTTATTAAAATATGCTAGCGAGGTAAAAGAAATCTACTTTTTTGGAGCGGGTTGTTCTTCACCCGACAAACACGAGGTAGTCTCAAATGGTCTGTCAGCAGTATTTGGTAATGCTTTTATTTCAGTAGATCACGATCTTCTGGGCTCAGTATATGCTACCTGTGGAAATGCCGAAGGCTTAAACTGTATTTTAGGTACCGGATCGAATATCTGTTATTTTGATGGAAAGAAAATTCATGATGGCCACCATGGCTTGGGCTATGTTTTAGGCGATGAAGGCTCAGGGACTTTCTTCGGTAAAAAAGTACTATTGAGTTATCTTTACAATAAAATGCCTTCCAATCTAGCAGCAGAGTTTAAAGCAACTTTCCCCGCCGATAAGGAGCAAATTATTACCAATGTTTACCAAAAACCTTTCCCAAACATTTATTTAGCTGGTTTTAGCCGTTTCATGGCCAACCACAAAGACCATCCATTTATTCAGGATATTTTAAGAACTGGCTTTCAGGAATTTGTAGATACGAATGTTAAAGATTATCCTAAACATAAAAACGTTCCATGTCATTTTGTAGGTTCTATAGCTTATTATTATCAGGAAACATTAATTTCAGTGTTATTAGAAAACGGCATTGAACCTGGGAAAATACTACAGAAACCTATCGAAGAGTTATTTAATTTTATCTTAAATAAAGAAGGCATCGTACAACAAGCGAATTAA
- a CDS encoding hypothetical protein (product_source=Hypo-rule applied): MRLRCSVKGLLQLAPTGFAVTEPRTTSEQMTNEPINYFDKSIFPLIAFKLVSAILA, translated from the coding sequence ATGCGATTAAGATGCTCTGTTAAAGGATTGCTTCAGCTCGCGCCTACTGGTTTCGCGGTGACAGAGCCAAGAACAACCAGCGAACAAATGACTAATGAACCGATAAACTATTTCGATAAATCTATATTTCCGCTAATTGCTTTTAAGTTGGTTTCGGCAATTTTGGCCTGA
- a CDS encoding DNA-binding LytR/AlgR family response regulator (product_source=COG3279; cath_funfam=3.40.50.2300; cog=COG3279; pfam=PF00072,PF04397; smart=SM00448,SM00850; superfamily=52172) — MNLKCVVIDDEQHAIEVLTDHIAEMPGLTVFKTFTSPVQALTEISIEDEIDLLFMDIDMPGINGLELAKNIREKAKYLIFTTAHPDYALQAFDVQSDQYLLKPISFAKFALGIDRILKKEANNTKVATKEADQVAALYIKGDHKYAFSNIAIDEILYIKALQNYIQIITKSETHTTYLTLKEIEKALENHAFIRVNKSNIVAKAAIKKVDGNIIRLVNNEMIQIGEGYKEAFFAYVQSSLLKSNRNQ; from the coding sequence ATGAATCTAAAATGCGTTGTTATAGACGACGAGCAACATGCAATTGAAGTGCTAACTGACCACATTGCAGAAATGCCTGGTTTAACAGTTTTTAAAACTTTTACCAGCCCTGTCCAAGCACTTACTGAGATCAGTATTGAGGACGAAATTGATTTATTGTTTATGGATATTGATATGCCAGGAATCAATGGATTGGAACTGGCTAAAAACATCAGAGAAAAAGCAAAATATTTGATTTTCACTACTGCTCATCCTGATTATGCCCTGCAGGCATTTGATGTACAATCAGACCAGTACTTATTAAAACCTATTTCCTTTGCGAAATTTGCACTAGGTATTGATCGGATTTTAAAAAAGGAAGCAAATAATACCAAGGTTGCTACGAAAGAAGCTGATCAGGTGGCTGCCCTTTATATTAAAGGTGACCATAAATATGCTTTTTCTAACATCGCCATTGATGAAATACTTTACATCAAAGCGCTACAGAATTATATACAGATTATTACTAAATCTGAAACCCACACGACCTACCTTACACTCAAGGAAATTGAAAAGGCCTTAGAAAACCACGCATTTATCCGTGTTAATAAATCGAACATTGTTGCTAAAGCGGCAATCAAAAAAGTAGATGGAAATATAATCCGTTTGGTAAATAACGAGATGATCCAAATTGGCGAAGGTTATAAAGAAGCTTTCTTCGCCTATGTACAGAGCAGTTTATTAAAATCTAATCGAAATCAATAA
- a CDS encoding hypothetical protein (product_source=Hypo-rule applied; cath_funfam=1.10.287.10): protein MKHNEYEYLLNKIYYKGILKNQGINADMYQRMQNEYSNLDGQNLVKGQLDGEYAFRKSFLVVRNYVQQAIKDGMKNFQFTMRANDINKLTYMIDMLNRNFFDKQSLDQIIITANSVFNQYNLKN, encoded by the coding sequence ATGAAACACAACGAATACGAGTATTTACTTAATAAAATCTACTACAAGGGGATTCTAAAAAATCAAGGAATCAACGCAGATATGTACCAGAGAATGCAAAATGAATATAGCAATCTTGATGGACAAAACCTTGTTAAGGGCCAATTAGATGGCGAATACGCATTCAGAAAATCTTTTCTGGTTGTACGTAACTACGTTCAGCAGGCGATAAAAGATGGCATGAAAAATTTTCAGTTTACCATGCGCGCTAATGATATCAATAAATTGACTTATATGATTGATATGTTGAACAGAAATTTTTTTGATAAACAAAGTTTAGATCAAATTATTATCACTGCGAATTCGGTATTTAACCAATACAATTTAAAAAACTAA
- a CDS encoding DNA-binding response OmpR family regulator (product_source=COG0745; cath_funfam=3.40.50.2300; cog=COG0745; pfam=PF00072; smart=SM00448; superfamily=52172), translating into MKRILVVDDDIEVLETIQLILEIGGFKVSALNDGEEIFNRIEKFSPDLILLDISLGHIDGRVLCEQLKSIESTSKIPILLISGLYDPKDFTTLNYGQDDFLSKPFQMDVLLKKITKILSLEEDKPSFLLN; encoded by the coding sequence ATGAAGAGAATACTGGTAGTAGACGACGATATTGAGGTTTTAGAAACCATACAATTAATACTGGAAATCGGAGGATTTAAAGTTTCGGCACTAAATGATGGTGAAGAAATTTTTAACAGAATCGAAAAATTCAGTCCTGATTTAATCTTACTGGATATTTCTCTTGGGCACATCGACGGGCGTGTGCTGTGCGAGCAGTTAAAATCAATTGAAAGTACTTCTAAAATTCCAATTTTACTGATTTCCGGTTTATACGATCCAAAAGATTTTACGACCTTAAACTACGGTCAGGACGATTTCCTATCAAAACCATTCCAAATGGATGTATTGCTTAAAAAGATCACTAAAATTCTTTCACTGGAAGAAGATAAACCCAGTTTTCTTTTAAATTAA
- a CDS encoding hypothetical protein (product_source=Hypo-rule applied; pfam=PF14025), which produces MIPSNEWLKTWNEKRALLACPNNLNDYFEETSVAGKKIDHLELGSVSIPTGEILVRDPLVYIQKGAEPYLIKVPRGEFPVTAAVVVPDGEDCARYAAVKVQFTAYDAIRFEEALIGTEDLVDFNEGEFFGFNVDAGLACVLDKETLNQFCAFQDTFNQENPGKNLYDDYFAALFASNYAENPGYQREGGDWINWKIPGTKYYIPFFQSGFGDGTYPVYYGFDIDGNICALIIQFIDIELAYGEEE; this is translated from the coding sequence ATGATACCAAGCAATGAATGGTTAAAAACCTGGAACGAAAAACGTGCTTTATTAGCCTGCCCCAATAACTTGAATGATTATTTTGAGGAAACCTCAGTAGCTGGTAAAAAAATAGATCATTTAGAGCTTGGAAGTGTTTCTATTCCAACTGGAGAAATATTAGTCAGAGACCCACTTGTATATATTCAAAAAGGTGCTGAACCATATTTAATTAAAGTCCCCAGAGGCGAATTTCCGGTAACTGCAGCTGTAGTTGTCCCCGACGGTGAAGATTGCGCTAGATATGCTGCTGTTAAAGTGCAATTTACAGCTTATGATGCAATACGCTTTGAAGAGGCGCTAATAGGCACAGAAGACCTTGTTGATTTTAATGAAGGAGAATTTTTTGGTTTTAATGTAGATGCAGGCCTGGCTTGTGTACTGGATAAAGAAACATTAAACCAGTTCTGTGCATTTCAAGACACGTTTAATCAAGAGAATCCCGGTAAAAATCTATATGATGATTATTTCGCTGCACTTTTCGCTAGTAATTATGCCGAAAACCCCGGTTATCAACGTGAAGGTGGGGATTGGATTAACTGGAAAATACCCGGAACCAAATATTATATCCCATTTTTTCAAAGTGGCTTTGGTGATGGTACCTACCCGGTTTATTATGGTTTTGATATTGATGGCAATATTTGCGCGCTGATTATTCAGTTTATTGATATTGAACTGGCTTACGGAGAAGAGGAGTAA
- a CDS encoding molecular chaperone HtpG (product_source=KO:K04079; cath_funfam=3.30.565.10; cog=COG0326; ko=KO:K04079; pfam=PF00183,PF02518; smart=SM00387; superfamily=110942,54211,55874): MSIQEKGNISIHTENIFPIIKKFLYSDNEIFLRELVSNAVDAVQKIKRLGSLGQFNGEVGQPLVQVAVDKDAKTITISDNGLGMTAEEIKKYINQVAFSGASEFVEKFKDAKDANEIIGKFGLGFYSAFMVADLVEIQTLSYQDGAEPARWVCDGSTEFEITEGTKTTRGTDIILHVNKDSEEFLAESKLQEILDKYAKFLPVPIKFGTKTESVEDGVDEEGKAKYNDVEVDNIINTTNPIWTKAPADLSDEDYLSFYRELYPFSEEPLFWIHLNVDYPFNLTGVLYFPKLKNDFEMQRNKIKLYSRQVFITDEVKDIVPEFLMLLHGVIDSPDIPLNVSRSFLQADSNVKKINNYITKKVADKLGELFAKDRKAYEDKWKDIGLFVKYGMISEEKFYDKAKDFALVGNTKNELFTLPEYKEKVTALQTDKNGTVVYLYTNDAAKQDAFIQSANKKDYDVLVLDSPIDNHFINQLEQKLEKTSIKRVDSSVADKLIEKDEQNEHVLTEDQVKEVTAIFEKAITKPGMHVEIVALHPEELPVTITMDEFMRRMKDMAAMGGGMGFYGQMPDNYKVAINGNHKLVSKILKAEGEEQRNLAKQAVDLALLAQGMLTGAELTAFVSRSVELI; the protein is encoded by the coding sequence ATGAGCATACAAGAAAAAGGAAATATCTCTATACACACCGAGAATATTTTCCCGATAATTAAGAAGTTTTTATACTCTGATAACGAAATTTTTCTTCGTGAGTTGGTTTCTAACGCAGTAGATGCAGTCCAGAAAATTAAAAGACTAGGTTCATTAGGTCAGTTTAATGGCGAAGTTGGTCAACCATTGGTGCAAGTTGCGGTTGATAAGGATGCAAAAACCATTACCATTAGCGATAATGGTCTGGGTATGACTGCCGAAGAGATTAAAAAATACATTAACCAGGTTGCATTTTCTGGCGCAAGTGAGTTTGTAGAGAAATTTAAGGATGCTAAAGATGCCAATGAAATCATCGGTAAATTCGGTTTAGGTTTCTACTCGGCCTTTATGGTTGCAGATTTAGTTGAAATTCAAACTTTATCATACCAAGATGGCGCTGAACCTGCACGTTGGGTTTGCGATGGCAGTACAGAATTTGAAATTACTGAAGGTACTAAAACTACACGTGGTACCGATATTATCCTCCATGTAAACAAAGATTCGGAAGAGTTTTTAGCAGAAAGTAAACTGCAGGAAATTCTTGATAAATACGCTAAATTTTTACCGGTTCCAATTAAGTTTGGTACTAAAACAGAGTCGGTTGAAGATGGTGTAGATGAAGAAGGTAAAGCGAAGTATAATGATGTTGAGGTTGATAACATTATCAACACCACCAACCCGATCTGGACAAAAGCTCCTGCAGATTTGTCAGACGAGGATTATTTAAGCTTTTACCGCGAATTATATCCATTTAGTGAAGAACCATTATTCTGGATCCACTTAAATGTTGATTATCCTTTTAATTTAACAGGCGTACTGTATTTCCCTAAATTGAAAAACGATTTCGAAATGCAGCGCAACAAGATTAAATTATACTCTCGGCAGGTATTTATTACCGATGAGGTTAAAGATATTGTTCCTGAATTTTTGATGTTATTGCACGGTGTAATCGACTCTCCGGATATTCCGTTAAATGTATCGCGTAGTTTCTTACAGGCCGACAGCAACGTTAAAAAGATCAACAACTACATTACTAAAAAGGTTGCTGATAAATTAGGTGAGTTATTTGCTAAAGACCGTAAAGCTTATGAAGATAAATGGAAAGACATTGGTCTTTTTGTAAAATACGGGATGATCAGTGAAGAGAAGTTTTACGATAAAGCTAAAGACTTTGCTTTGGTTGGAAATACTAAAAATGAGCTTTTCACACTTCCCGAGTATAAAGAGAAAGTAACGGCCTTACAAACAGATAAAAACGGAACCGTAGTTTATTTATACACGAATGATGCTGCTAAACAAGATGCATTTATCCAATCGGCCAATAAAAAAGATTACGATGTTTTAGTATTGGATTCGCCAATCGACAATCACTTTATTAATCAATTGGAGCAGAAACTAGAGAAAACATCAATCAAACGTGTTGACTCGAGTGTTGCCGATAAATTAATTGAGAAAGATGAGCAGAACGAGCATGTTTTAACCGAAGATCAGGTAAAAGAAGTTACGGCTATTTTTGAAAAAGCCATTACTAAACCAGGGATGCATGTAGAAATTGTGGCTTTACACCCTGAAGAATTACCAGTTACCATTACGATGGATGAATTTATGCGCCGGATGAAAGATATGGCTGCAATGGGTGGCGGAATGGGCTTTTATGGCCAAATGCCAGACAACTATAAGGTTGCCATTAATGGAAACCATAAATTGGTAAGTAAAATTTTAAAAGCTGAAGGAGAAGAACAGCGCAACCTGGCTAAACAAGCGGTTGATTTAGCACTTTTAGCACAGGGTATGTTAACCGGTGCAGAATTGACAGCTTTTGTAAGCAGAAGTGTAGAGCTGATCTAA